The DNA window ATACTTAGAGATTGATCTCCTTCTTTAACCATTTGATCTAATTTAGATTTTTCAATTTCAATTTGAATCTTTTTCAATTGAATATTATTTTCTAATTGATCAGATTTTAATTTCGCAAGAACTTGGCCTTTTTTTACGATTTCTCCTTCTTTTACAAATACCTTTTCTACAACACCTGTTCCATCGTAATTAATCTTTCTTGCTTCATCTGTAGTAACTGTTCCGTTTGTATATATATTACTTTCTAAGTCCATTTTTTCTACTGTTAATGTTTGTTGTGTGTTTTCTTCTTTCCCTTTTGCTCCTGCAGTTTTAACTCCAAAAGCAAGAGCTGCCAACATAACTACTACAAGTGCACCTATCACACCTATTATTATTTTTTTGTTCATCCTATTTCCCTCCCAGTGATCTTTCTTATATTTATAATACGCTCCCTAGCTTATAGAACCGTTATGAAACCCTTAAGAAACTATTAAGTATTTTTCATTCAATCTTACAAAATACCATTTGATTTGATATGATATGATATGACATAAGGAGGTCGGTAAAATGAGAGATGAAAAAATCTTAGTAGTAGATGATGAAATTGAAATTGGTGAAATTATAAAGGATTTTCTAGAAATAGAGGGATATAAAGTGTTTTTAGCCTTTGATGGTGAAGAGGCTCTAAAATCTTTCAACGAGCACAGCCCGCAATTAGTTATTTTGGATCTTATGCTCCCTAAAATAGATGGTATGGAAGTATGTAGAACCATTCGTACTCACTCTACTGTTCCTATCATCATGCTCAGTGCAAAAAGAGAAGATACAGATAAAATCTTAGGACTTGGTTTTGGTGCAGATGATTATATGACAAAACCTTTTAGTTCAGGAGAGTTAGTTGCAAGAGTTAAATCTCACTTAAGAAGATACACCACATTTTCAAAATCTATATCCAATGAAAATGAAGATACTTATACCTTTGATCATATTCAAATTTCTTTTAAATCGCATTCCATTTTTGTCCATGGCGAAAATATTCCTTTTGCAGCAAAGGAATTTCAACTCCTTAAATATTTGATATTAAATGAAAATCGAGTACTCACAAAGGAACAAATTTTCAATCACGTATGGGGATATAATGATTATGGAGATATCAATACCGTTACGGTTCATATCAGAAAAATTCGAGAAAAAATAGAAAAAGATCCTTCTTCTCCTAAATATATCCAAACCGTTTGGAGAGTAGGCTATAAATTTTCGAGGAGTTAACTATGAAAAAGAAAATACTCTTAAGCTTTACCTTATCCTTAATCATCCCTATCCTTATTATGATTGGATTATTCTTTGTTATACAGAATTCAACTATAGTGAAAAATTATTTAACCTCTGACATAAAGTTAAATAATCAAAAAATAGATAATATAGACCATATCATGTATTCTATAGATAAACTTCGCTTGAAAATTGAAGACAATTATTCTATGATTAAAGATTATGAAACCTTTTATCAAAAAGTATTCTCTACAAATCAAAAATA is part of the Crassaminicella profunda genome and encodes:
- a CDS encoding response regulator transcription factor, producing the protein MRDEKILVVDDEIEIGEIIKDFLEIEGYKVFLAFDGEEALKSFNEHSPQLVILDLMLPKIDGMEVCRTIRTHSTVPIIMLSAKREDTDKILGLGFGADDYMTKPFSSGELVARVKSHLRRYTTFSKSISNENEDTYTFDHIQISFKSHSIFVHGENIPFAAKEFQLLKYLILNENRVLTKEQIFNHVWGYNDYGDINTVTVHIRKIREKIEKDPSSPKYIQTVWRVGYKFSRS